From Numida meleagris isolate 19003 breed g44 Domestic line chromosome 4, NumMel1.0, whole genome shotgun sequence, the proteins below share one genomic window:
- the GAB1 gene encoding GRB2-associated-binding protein 1 isoform X5, which produces MNKWVRCICDICGFNPTDEDAVKPSVSSVQASAELPLPINTSPPSMQAESSLPPPYQLINIPPLESSSSQEDPQDYLLLINCQSKKPEPMRSHADSAKSSSSETDCNDNVPSHKNPATSMNKQAVNGFFQQQGVYDSPPSRIGLPLADSSLYNLPRSYSQDVLPKAASPTGTDAEGEQHVFNTPSATSSLDAQMRHISISYDIPPTPGGTYQIPRTFPEGTLSQTSKLETIPDIPPPRPPKPHHAADRSPVETCSITRTASDTDNSYCIPTAGIPPSRSNTISTVDLNIFRKEISSQDCYDIPRTFPNDRSNSLEGFHNHFKNRSMLTVGSVSSEELDENYVPMNPNSPPRQHSSSFTEPIQETNYVPMTPGTFDFPLFGKQVPPPSHMGFRSSPKTPPRRSVPTEKCEPPPVDRNLKPDRKGQSPKILRPKPHGLERTDSQTIGDFTTRRKAKPAPLEIKPLPEWEELQAPVRSPITRSFARDSSRFPMSPRPDSVHSTTSSSDSHDSEENYVSMNPNQSTEDPNLFGSNSLDGGSSPMVKPKGDKQVEYLDLDLDSGKSTPPRKKKSSGSGSSVADERVDYVVVDQQKTLALKSTREAWTDGRQSTESETPTKSVK; this is translated from the exons ATGCTGTGAAGCCCTCAGTCAGTTCTGTACAAGCATCTGCCGAGTTACCCTTGCCCATCAACACTTCACCGCCTTCCATGCAAGCAGAATCTTCCCTACCTCCTCCTTATCAGCTTATCAACATCCCCCCACTGGAGTCTTCCTCTAGTCAAGAAGATCCTCAAGACTACCTACTGCTAATAAACTGCCAGAGTAAAAAACCTGAACCTATGAG ATCTCATGCTGACTCTGCAAAATCCAGCTCTTCTGAAACAGACTGCAATGATAACGTGCCCTCCCACAAAAATCCTGCTACATCCATGAACAAGCAAGCTGTGAATGGCTTTTTTCAGCAGCAAGGTGTCTACGACTCTCCACCTTCTCGTATTGGACTACCGTTGGCAGACTCCAGCCTTTATAACCTGCCTAGGAGTTACTCACAGGATGTTTTACCCAAGGCAGCATCTCCAACGGGGACTGATGCAGAAGGCGAGCAGCACGTTTTCAATACGCCATCAGCAACATCATCATTAGATGCACAGATGAGGCACATCTCCATTAGTTACGACATTCCCCCCACACCTGGAGGTACTTACCAGATTCCACGAACTTTTCCAGAAGGAACTTTGTCTCAGACTTCAAAATTGGAGACTATTCCAGATATTCCTCCACCTCGGCCACCCAAACCTCACCACGCTGCAGATCGATCTCCTGTGGAAACATGTAGCATTACTCGTACTGCTTCAGATACTGATAATAGCTATTGTATCCCTACAGCAGGAATACCACCCTCACGCAGTAATACCATTTCAACTGTAGATTTGAATATCTTTCGTAAAG aaattagTTCTCAAGACTGTTACGATATTCCACGAACGTTTCCAAATGACAGATCTAATTCATTGGAGGGCTTCCATAACCACTTC aaaaacagaagcatgttGACAGTGGGAAGTGTTTCAAGTGAAGAACTAGATGAAAATTATGTCCCAATGAATCCCAACTCTCCTCCACGACAGCATTCCAGCAGCTTCACTGAACCCATCCAGGAAACAAATTATGTTCCAATGACTCCAGGCACGTTTGATTTTCCGTTATTTGGAAAGCAAGTCCCTCCTCCCTCTCACATGGGTTTCAGGTCCAGTCCAAAGACCCCTCCCAGACGGTCAGTGCCTACTGAAAAATGTGAACCACCGCCAGTGGATCGGAACCTCAAACCAGACAGAAAAG GTCAAAGTCCTAAAATTTTAAGACCTAAACCACATGGTTTAGAGCGAACTGATTCACAAACCATAGGTGACTTTACTACAAGAAGAAAGG CAAAACCAGCTCCACTAGAAATAAAACCTCTGCCTGAATGGGAAGAATTACAAGCCCCAGTTAGATCTCCTATCACCAGAAGCTTTGCACGAGA CTCCTCCAGGTTTCCCATGTCTCCCAGACCGGATTCAGTTCATAGCACAACTTCCAGCAGTGACTCGCACGACAGTGAAGAGAATTATGTATCCATGAATCCAAATCAGTCCACTGAAGACCCA aatttgtttgGTAGCAACAGTCTTGATGGAGGAAGCAGCCCCATGGTAAAACCTAAAGGGGATAAGCAAGTAGAATATTTAGATCTGGACCTAGATTCAGGAAAATCTACTCCACCTCGTAAG AAAAAGAGCAGTGGTTCAGGCAGCAGTGTGGCAGATGAAAGAGTTGATTATGTCGTAGTTGACCAGCAGAAAACGCTTGCACTGAAGAGCACACGAGAGGCATGGACTGATGGGCGGCAGTCTACAGAATCAGAAACACCCACAAAAAGTGTGAAGTGA